CACGCGCCGGCACCAGCGGGCCCTTCCCCTTCCCGTTCGATGCAGGCAAGGGCTACAGCATCGCCGAGCACGCCAACACCTATGGCCCGGCCGACGGCTACAGCTATTCCTCGCCGGTGGGCAGCTACCCACCGAACGCCTTTGGCATGTACGACATGCACGGCAATGTCTACGAGCGAGTTGCCGACTGCGAACACGCCAACTACATCGGCGCCCCGACCGACGGCAGCGCGTGGATGGAGCCGAACTGCGAGGGCTACCAGATTCGCGGCAATGACTGGGGTGAGGCGCCGGTGTTTTCACGCTCGGGCAACCGCAACAACATCTACCCGCAGACACGCGGGGACTGGATCGGCTTTCGGGTAGTGCGCGACCTCTAAGCTGCAGGAAATTCAATGTGGGAGCGGGCTTGCTCGCGAAAGCGGAGTGTCAGATACACATTCAGTGACTGACACTGCGCTTTCGCGAGCAAGCCCGCTCCCACATTTTGAAGCGTGCCCGTTTTAGACGCCCTGCTTGGCCAACAACTCCAACCCTTCATGCAACGCCGGGAACAGGCTGTTATTGAAGTTGTTCCAGCGCAGTTCGAGGATGGTGTCGTCCGGCGAAATCTCGGTTTTCAGCACGTCATGGAACACTTCGCCGGAGTCGATGCCGTTATCCACGTAGTGGAAGGAGGCCCCGGTCAGGTACAGCGGTTCCGACGGCTGGGTGGCCTTGGTGGCCCAGTCCACCACGGTTTGCCCACGTGCGCCGTACAGCGCATTCCAGGTGGCGTAGGCCCCACGGCGCTCGTAAGGCGATTCGATACGGGTAATGCCTGGGTGAATATTCATGATACGGCGGGCAAACGGTGCGCCCGGGCGTACCAGCTCATCGAGGATCACCAGCAAGCCATCCAGCACCACGATATCGGCCTTCAATTCCACCA
The genomic region above belongs to Pseudomonas poae and contains:
- a CDS encoding N(5)-hydroxyornithine transformylase PvdF encodes the protein MTKKNLVYVWSLRNAAADKAGQPVAYKDHERYMKSVLEFLVGSLNDTPLGQAYNLVGVVYDDDEQNPRDQQLVSDYGFAYQPGRQWLYPADLRVQGHLVNDLLLSVPSTYRRLPRGSAEHIAGKQDFERRLHDTLVELKADIVVLDGLLVILDELVRPGAPFARRIMNIHPGITRIESPYERRGAYATWNALYGARGQTVVDWATKATQPSEPLYLTGASFHYVDNGIDSGEVFHDVLKTEISPDDTILELRWNNFNNSLFPALHEGLELLAKQGV